In Porites lutea chromosome 9, jaPorLute2.1, whole genome shotgun sequence, a single window of DNA contains:
- the LOC140948305 gene encoding uncharacterized protein, with the protein MCRQVVIAFCKNIFASNLITAIDGECLACKGRIKLDAAKDHLGRCSEVEVVCLLCSEKLQRKHQDGHDCPMREIICNYGEKFNKKDEEHHQHLCSFKQIQCPFDCGELVERYLLPSHTLQCPAKVQKCTVKGCGETVRRKDRKKHQDENMSRHYSLLKEENERILWSASKMKWLHVKTGRTGEAGAHRWNIPNCYGDICSPSFEMWGRKWRLFCLRRGGIIKYGLENEEGDRPIHLSVRYVCMQQILKGTHRPVRNLYYTL; encoded by the exons ATGTGCCGCCAAGTGGTGATCGCcttttgcaaaaatatttttgcaagcAATCTAATCACTGCAATCGATGGTGAGTGCCTAGCCTGCAAGGGAAGGATCAAACTGGACGCTGCCAAAGACCATCTAGGGCGATGTTCAGAAGTTGAAGTGGTGTGCCTTCTCTgcagtgaaaaactgcagagaAAACACCAAGATGGCCACGATTGCCCCATGCGGGAAATAATCTGCAACTATGGCGAAAAGTTCAACAAAAAAGACGAGGAACACCACCAGCATCTTTGCAGTTTTAAACAGATACAATGCCCATTCGATTGCGGCGAATTGGTAGAAAG GTATCTTCTCCCATCTCATACACTACAATGCCCCGCCAAAGTGCAGAAATGCACCGTCAAGGGATGTGGAGAAACGGTCAGGAGAAAGGACAGGAAAAAGCACCAGGATGAAAATATGTCCCGCCACTACAGCCTCCTTAAAGAGGAAAACGAACGCATTCTTTGGAGTGCCAGCAAAATG aaGTGGCTTCATGTTAAGACAGGAAGAACAGGTGAGGCGGGAGCACACAGATGGAACATCCCGAACTGCTACGGCGACATATGTTCGCCAAGCTTTGAGATGTGGGGCCGTAAGTGGCGACTGTTCTGCCTAAGACGAGGGGGCATCATCAAGTACGGCCTTGAAAATGAAGAGGGAGACAGGCCTATCCACTTGTCAGTGAGGTACGTTTGCATGCAGCAAATTCTTAAAGGGACACATCGTCCTGTCCGAAATTTATATTATACTCTGTAA